One part of the Perognathus longimembris pacificus isolate PPM17 chromosome 10, ASM2315922v1, whole genome shotgun sequence genome encodes these proteins:
- the Ccl22 gene encoding C-C motif chemokine 22, producing the protein MASLQALYLAALLLLLVAFQASDTAPYGTNVEDSICCRDYIHRSLPLSVIRRVYWTSDSCHRPGVVLETLRGLEICANPRMPWVKKILRRLG; encoded by the exons ATGGCCAGCCTGCAAGCCCTATACCTGGCAGCCCTGCTCCTGCTTTTGGTGGCATTTCAAGCAAGTGATACAG CCCCCTATGGTACCAACGTGGAGGACAGCATCTGCTGCCGGGACTACATCCACCGCAGCCTGCCCCTGTCTGTGATAAGGCGTGTCTACTGGACCTCGGACTCCTGCCACAGGCCTGGTGTCGT CTTGGAAACCCTCAGGGGCCTGGAGATCTGTGCCAATCCCAGAATGCCTTGGGTGAAGAAGATACTCCGGAGGTTGGGCTAA
- the Cx3cl1 gene encoding fractalkine → MAPRPLPWLLRLAALCHLTALLAGQHLGVTKCNITCHKMTPRIPVNLLIHYRQNQESCGKRAIILETRLHRLFCANPEEQWVQEAMKHLDRRAAALSQNGGTFEKQIGVVKPGATPTFREPPRPAVAEPDSATGESRSSEMTASSQEEWRPTGTSPELLVEMTTSLGTRWPPASEAHDGGPIGGPEGTEIFHTGAMSTTMEWQGSGLRVEAPSPQASSTQAPSTQAPSIQTPTISQLAPEENVGSVGQPGWVQEQSPSPENSLESEEMGPAPAHTNVFQDWGPGSMAHPSVVPSSAEGTPSREPVASGSWAPKAEEPIHATADPQRLSVLMTPVPDSQAATRRQAVGLLAFLGLLFCLGVAMFAYQSLQGCPRKMAGEMIEGLRYVPRSCGSNSYVLVPV, encoded by the exons ATGGCTCCGAGGCCGCTGCCCTGGCTGCTGCGCCTGGCCGCGCTGTGCCATCTGACCGCGCTGCTGGCTG GACAGCACCTGGGCGTGACGAAATGCAACATCACGTGCCACAAGATGACCCCCAGGATCCCTGTGAATTTGCTCATCCACTACCGGCAGAACCAGGAGTCCTGCGGCAAGCGTGCCATCAT CTTGGAGACGCGACTGCACAGACTCTTCTGTGCTAACCCAGAGGAGCAGTGGGTCCAAGAAGCCATGAAGCATCTGGACCGGAGGGCGGCTGCGCTGAGTCAGAACGGTGGCACCTTTGAGAAGCAAATCGGTGTGGTGAAGCCAGGGGCCACCCCGACCTTCAGGGAACCACCCCGGCCTGCCGTGGCAGAGCCTGACTCTGCCACCGGGGAGAGCAGGAGTTCCGAGATGACGGCTTCTTCCCAGGAGGAGTGGAGGCCCACGGGGACATCCCCGGAGCTGCTGGTAGAAATGACTACATCCCTGGGGACTAGGTGGCCCCCGGCTTCCGAGGCTCACGATGGAGGGCCTATAGGCGGGCCTGAGGGCACGGAGATTTTCCATACAGGTGCCATGTCTACTACCATGGAGTGGCAGGGTTCTGGCCTCCGGGTTGAggctccctccccccaggcctcctCCACCCAGGCCCCCTCCACCCAGGCTCCCTCCATCCAGACCCCCACCATTTCACAGCTAGCTCCAGAGGAGAATGTTGGATCTGTAGGCCAACCAGGATGGGTCCAGGAACAGAGCCCCAGCCCGGAGAACTCTCTAGAATCTGAGGAGATGGGCCCTGCTCCAGCTCACACCAATGTTTTCCAGGACTGGGGGCCTGGTAGTATGGCTCATCCTTCTGTGGTCCCCAGCTCCGCGGAAGGGACCCCTAGCAGGGAGCCAGTGGCTTCTGGCAGCTGGGCCCCCAAGGCTGAGGAGCCCATCCATGCCACAGCAGACCCCCAGAGGCTCAGTGTCCTCATGACGCCTGTCCCCGACTCGCAGGCAGCCACCCGGAGGCAGGCAGTGGGGCTGCTGGCCTTCCTTGGTCTCCTCTTCTGCTTGGGGGTGGCCATGTTTGCTTACCAGAGCCTTCAGGGCTGCCCCCGCAAGATGGCGGGGGAGATGATAGAAGGCCTTCGCTACGTCCCCCGCAGCTGTGGCAGCAACTCGTATGTTCTGGTGCCAGTGTGA